TTTATACTAAATTAACTTCATTGTATAATTTTTTATTTATTCTAACAATAACAGAAAGGCCCTCCAAATTTAGAGGGCCTTTCCTAATAGCAAAACTGTATTATTTCGTAAACATTTTCTCCGCTTCATCCATTGCCATTTTGTTACCTAAAGCAGAATAGTCAAGCCATGGTTGGTCATTAATAATATATACGTGCTTACCTTTAACAGCTTTTAAATCTTTCCAAATTGGTGTTTCTTGAAGTTGTTTAAATGCAGCTTTCGCTTTATCATCTCTGTTAACGACAACGAAAATAGCATCTGCATCAAAGTCAGGTAATACTTCTTGTGAAATGACTTCGAAAGGACGGTTTCCATCAATTTTCTCTACACCATTTGCAGGTTGTAATCCTAAGTCTTGGAATAAAATTGGTCCCATCGGTCTTTTCGTACTAAATACTCGTAATTCTTTTGCAGTAACACGAATTGCCATTACTTTTTCGTTATTACCTAGCTCTTTATCAATTAAACTTTTCACTCGTTTTGATTGTTCTTCATAGTCTTGAATATATTTATCTGCTTCTTTCTCACGATTTACAAGTTTACCAACTTGTTTTAACTGATCTCTCCACGTACCTTCATCTAAATTGAAAGAATGTGTTTTTGCAATTTTTTCGTATTTCGCTACATCTTTACCAGCATATTTTTCATCCACATAAATTTCAGATGGCTTTAATTGTAGTAATGCTTCCATGTTTGGATCTGTTACAACGCCTAGTTTCTTCGTATCTTTCAACTGCTCTTTTGCGTGCGGTAAGAAATCTTTTAAATCTCCACCAATAACAGAACCTACTGGTGTAATTCCTAATGCAAGTAAATTATTCGTTAAGTGAATGGACATAGAGGCGATTTTTGGATCATTACTTTTTTCCGTTTTTTCCGTTTTTTTCGTTGCCTCTGCATTAGATTTCGTTTGACCACATGCTGCTAATACTAAAATACACATGATGCTAAATAAAATAGTAAGTTTCTTTTTCATATGTTCTCCTCTTTGAAGTATTTATTTTGTTTTTGTAAGTAAATAAAGAAAATACGGTGCTCCTAAAGCCGCCACTACTACACCAGCTGGAATAGAGTTTGGCTCGAATATAGAACGACCTATCGTATCTGCGAGTACTAAAATAATCATTCCAATAATGCCAGCTAGCGGAAGGAAGTGCTGATATGTACTACCTACTAACTTCCTTGCAATATGCGGAGAAACTAAGCCGATAAAGCCAATTCCCCCTGCCATTGATACGCTTGCACAAGACAATCCTACCGCTGTAGCTAAGAGTAGTAACCGTTCTTTTTGAACAGATACACCAAGTCCTGCTGCTACACTATCACCTAGTGACAGTGCATTTAACGTTTTAGATTTCAGCCATGCGTACGGAGTTAGTATCAAAATCCAAGGTAATAATGCTAGAACATGAATCCAATCTCTTCCCCACACGTTACCAACTAACCACCTAGAAGCGAATGTATACGTCTCATCATTTAACTTGAGCGAGAAAAATAACGAAAGTGCACTAAAACCAGCTGAAACTGCAATACCAACAAGAATAAGTCGAATGGGAAGTAAACCTTTTGACCGATCACTCGCAAGCAAAACAATAAGAAATGCAGCTAACACTCCTCCGCCAAATGTAAATAACGGTATTAAAATCGATGCACTCTCGTTAATAGAATGAAAGAGAGTAACAAATACAATAAGCCCGAAAGATGCACCCGAATGTAATCCGAGAATACCAGGATCTGCGAGTGCATTACGAGATAGCCCTTGCAAAATCGCACCGGAAACCCCAAGGCCAATACCGGCTAACATGGTGATTATAATTCTTGGCATACGATAATCGTATAGCACGGTTGCACTCTCAAAATCACCATAGCCAAAAAGCGTTTGAATTACTTTGAGCGGTGCGATGCTCAGCGTCCCCGTATTTAAGCTAATCAAAATTACAGCGATACTTATACATCCGAAAATTGTAGTTACAGTAATAGCTCTCTTTTTATCCGTGTTAAAAAGATCCTTCACTTATAACTCCCTCCCAACTTTACGTGCTATATAAAGGAAGAACGGAACTCCAACAAGAGCTACCATAATTCCTATCGCAAGTTCTTTAGGAGGATTTACCGTTCTTGCCCCTAAATCAGCTAATACCAATAACATAGCTCCTAATAATGCTGACATAGGAATAATAAGCCGATAATTAACACCAACTAATTTTCTAGCAATATGCGGAATGACTAGTCCTACAAATCCAATAGAACCAACAGCTGAAACAGAAACACCTGCTAGAATCACTACCATAATCATCCCGAGTATTCTCGTTCGGTTCGTTTTTACACCTAAATTTGTAGCGACATCATCCCCCATTGATATGAGTGAAATAGATCGCCCTAGCGCTGTCGCAAAAACAATTGTTATGAGAATAATAGGCATTAAAAATTTCAAGTGCTCCCACTTAACCCCCGCAACACCACCAGCGTACCAAAAAGCTAAATCTTGACTTAAGTCATAATAAATTGCAATACCTGAACTTAACGAATGTAAAAGCGCGGCCATAACTGCTCCAGCAATCGTTAACCTCATCGGCGTTAGCCCACCTGATGTTGCTGATCCGATAATAAAAATGAGTACTGTACTTAAAACAGCTCCAATAAAGGAGACAATCATTAAATAGGAATACGGCATATGCGGGAAAAAAGCAAAACTAAGTGCTACTACAAACATCGCTCCTGCATTTATTCCGAGCACCCCTGCATCAGCTAAAGGATTTCGTGTTACTCCTTGCATTACAGCCCCAGCGACTGCAAAAGCTGCTCCTACAACTGCCGCACCAATTACCCTCGGAAGCCTTAATTCATAAATAATTTGATGCTGCGTTAATTTCGGATTGTAATCAAAAACCGCTGCCCACACCGTTTG
This genomic interval from Bacillus cereus contains the following:
- a CDS encoding FecCD family ABC transporter permease, whose protein sequence is MLHKATVHAGNNRWIHIKFISFMSLTILCLIGSIFLAVAFGAKDIHLQTVWAAVFDYNPKLTQHQIIYELRLPRVIGAAVVGAAFAVAGAVMQGVTRNPLADAGVLGINAGAMFVVALSFAFFPHMPYSYLMIVSFIGAVLSTVLIFIIGSATSGGLTPMRLTIAGAVMAALLHSLSSGIAIYYDLSQDLAFWYAGGVAGVKWEHLKFLMPIILITIVFATALGRSISLISMGDDVATNLGVKTNRTRILGMIMVVILAGVSVSAVGSIGFVGLVIPHIARKLVGVNYRLIIPMSALLGAMLLVLADLGARTVNPPKELAIGIMVALVGVPFFLYIARKVGREL
- a CDS encoding FecCD family ABC transporter permease codes for the protein MKDLFNTDKKRAITVTTIFGCISIAVILISLNTGTLSIAPLKVIQTLFGYGDFESATVLYDYRMPRIIITMLAGIGLGVSGAILQGLSRNALADPGILGLHSGASFGLIVFVTLFHSINESASILIPLFTFGGGVLAAFLIVLLASDRSKGLLPIRLILVGIAVSAGFSALSLFFSLKLNDETYTFASRWLVGNVWGRDWIHVLALLPWILILTPYAWLKSKTLNALSLGDSVAAGLGVSVQKERLLLLATAVGLSCASVSMAGGIGFIGLVSPHIARKLVGSTYQHFLPLAGIIGMIILVLADTIGRSIFEPNSIPAGVVVAALGAPYFLYLLTKTK
- a CDS encoding iron-hydroxamate ABC transporter substrate-binding protein: MKKKLTILFSIMCILVLAACGQTKSNAEATKKTEKTEKSNDPKIASMSIHLTNNLLALGITPVGSVIGGDLKDFLPHAKEQLKDTKKLGVVTDPNMEALLQLKPSEIYVDEKYAGKDVAKYEKIAKTHSFNLDEGTWRDQLKQVGKLVNREKEADKYIQDYEEQSKRVKSLIDKELGNNEKVMAIRVTAKELRVFSTKRPMGPILFQDLGLQPANGVEKIDGNRPFEVISQEVLPDFDADAIFVVVNRDDKAKAAFKQLQETPIWKDLKAVKGKHVYIINDQPWLDYSALGNKMAMDEAEKMFTK